The following coding sequences lie in one Palaemon carinicauda isolate YSFRI2023 chromosome 7, ASM3689809v2, whole genome shotgun sequence genomic window:
- the LOC137644503 gene encoding general transcription factor II-I repeat domain-containing protein 2-like translates to MVDAVSVVCPEVISKVEAISLSRRTIVRRIDAIAMNIQDQVLTASVSFQWFSIALDESNDIQDTAQVLIYIRGIDENFEITEELLSMESLKDTVTGKDLYNSVINSLIRSRLSLDKLASITTDGAPSLIGKHCGLVTLMNDKIKEDFPSHSVLSFHCIIHQESLCRSSFKLKPVMDPVVRAVNLIRARGLNHRQFRSFLEDIEADFTDVLYHTNIRWLNMGKILKRMWDVKEEVVLFFNMKDISCDFSREMECNEWVCDFAFAVDIMQKLNELNTKLQGKGLFAHELYVKVKAFQLKLQLFSKQLKEQNFVHFPLLKTRTVTQALSDKYSYQLTALRDEFIRRFADFKAIEGQFDLLSSPFACDVETAAEELQVELTDLQADNSLKRLFENKPLVEFYASLHSEKFINLKNFARKMFVIFASTYICEQTFSILKVNKSKNRSLLSDSNLQSVLRISTSNLISTNW, encoded by the coding sequence aTGGTTGATGCTGTCAGTGTTGTGTGTCCTGAAGTCATATCTAAAGTGGAAGCCATATCTCTGTCACGAAGAACTATTGTTCGTCGCATAGATGCAATTGCAATGAATATTCAAGATCAGGTGTTAACAGCCAGTGTTAGTTTTCAGTGGTTTTCTATTGCTTTAGATGAGAGTAATGACATTCAGGATACTGCCCAGGTACTCATTTATATCAGAGGAATTGACGAAAACTTCGAAATTACAGAGGAGTTGTTATCTATGGAGTCTCTCAAAGACACTGTTACTGGAAAAGATTTATACAATAGTGTCATTAACAGTCTAATCAGGTCTAGATTAAGCCTGGATAAATTGGCAAGTATTACAACTGATGGTGCTCCTTCACTCATAGGTAAACACTGTGGCCTTGTGACCttgatgaatgataaaatcaaagaagattttcCATCGCACAGTGTGTTGTCTTTTCACTGCATCATACATCAAGAAAGCCTCTGTAGATCATCTTTTAAACTCAAACCCGTTATGGATCCAGTGGTGCGTGCAGTGAACTTAATAAGAGCACGGGGACTGAATCACAGGCAATTCCGAAGCTTCTTGGAAGACATCGAGGCTGATTTTACTGATGTGCTGTACCACACAAATATCCGATGGTTAAATATGGGGAAAATATTGAAGAGGATGTGGGACGTTAAAGAAGAGGTtgtcttgttttttaatatgaaagacaTTTCTTGTGACTTTTCAAGGGAAATGGAGTGTAACGAATGGGTTTGTGATTTTGCATTTGCTGTGGACATTATGCAAAAGCTGAATGAGTTAAACACAAAACTACAAGGCAAAGGTTTATTTGCACATGAATTGTATGTGAAAGTGAAAGCATTTCAATTGAAACTTCAACTTTTTTCCAAGCAGCTTAAAGagcaaaactttgttcattttcctctgttgaaaacacgAACTGTTACACAAGCACTATCAGACAAATACAGTTACCAGTTGACGGCTCTAAGAGATGAATTTATCAGAAGATTTGCCGATTTCAAGGCAATTGAAGGGCAGTTTGATTTGCTCAGCTCACCTTTTGCCTGTGACGTTGAAACAGCTGCTGAAGAACTGCAGGTAGAACTGACTGATTTGCAAGCCGACAACTCTTTAAAGAGGCTCTTTGAAAATAAACCACTGGTCGAGTTTTATGCATCTCTGCACTCAGAAAAgtttataaatctgaaaaattttgcaagaaagatgtttgtgatatttgcatcaacttacatatgtgagcagactttttctatattgaaagttAACAAGTCAAAGAACAGGTCACTTCTCTCAGACTCGAATCTTCAGTCAGTGTTAAGAATCAGTACAAGCAACCTAATTTCAACAAACTGGTAG